The uncultured Ilyobacter sp. genome has a segment encoding these proteins:
- a CDS encoding PTS glucose transporter subunit IIA has protein sequence MGLFDFFKKKNEEEWLEIYSPLNGKVMDLSMVPDEAFAKKMIGDGCAIDPTEGSVYSPVAGEVDIFDTNHAVSFETEKGLELIVHFGIDTVKLGGEGFQRIGKPGAKVKPGDELVKYDLAYIKENAKSVITPVVINSMDKVDELKIVASGDVKVGELLMKVKLKNN, from the coding sequence ATGGGTTTATTTGATTTTTTTAAAAAGAAAAATGAGGAAGAGTGGTTGGAAATTTATTCTCCGTTAAACGGAAAAGTTATGGATCTTTCAATGGTTCCAGATGAGGCATTTGCAAAAAAAATGATAGGTGACGGATGTGCCATAGATCCTACAGAGGGATCTGTCTATTCCCCGGTTGCTGGAGAAGTGGATATCTTTGACACTAACCATGCTGTTAGTTTTGAGACGGAAAAAGGTTTAGAACTCATAGTGCATTTCGGGATAGACACTGTGAAACTTGGCGGGGAAGGCTTCCAAAGAATAGGAAAACCAGGGGCCAAAGTGAAACCTGGAGATGAGCTTGTAAAATATGATCTGGCATATATAAAAGAAAATGCCAAATCTGTAATAACACCAGTGGTGATAAATTCTATGGACAAAGTAGATGAGCTAAAAATTGTAGCTTCTGGTGATGTGAAAGTGGGAGAGTTATTAATGAAGGTCAAATTAAAAAACAACTAG
- a CDS encoding Mu transposase C-terminal domain-containing protein: MGSKKGLSKERYKIIEPFLNKEKKLKDIENEKNISYATLKRWVKAYKENGIEGLIKKERKDKNQYRSLDEKTYEFIKESYEKNPDIKISSLYEKCCKFIKTFSDKTISYHTVYRAVNNLDDFVKDHASINIEKIKKKHQAYRIVQTALDINIRDFRQNSMKKPYLYLIYDISTDDILNYYLSFSKLDLKKSTAFLRDTIIKNYKSDEKIFIKPHNLLIDSFEIKNKRKIEQIKEVLDIKIENYYEPNKEMEKFINFLKSDLTNLLKETNFTNSLLELDRILYSYIFMNNIKNLSDETPFSSSGILKDIDRLDILLGSAKRKVQEYGIRFRNGIYRSPDLKKYTGNILEIKYNVNDPKEIKVYFKNNFLCMAYLSANENF; the protein is encoded by the coding sequence TTGGGATCTAAAAAAGGACTTTCTAAAGAAAGATATAAGATTATAGAGCCTTTTTTAAATAAAGAAAAAAAGCTCAAAGATATAGAAAATGAAAAAAATATATCCTATGCCACTCTGAAAAGATGGGTAAAAGCATACAAGGAAAATGGTATAGAAGGGCTCATAAAAAAAGAAAGAAAAGATAAAAATCAGTACAGAAGCCTCGATGAAAAAACCTACGAATTTATAAAAGAATCTTATGAAAAAAATCCAGATATAAAAATAAGCAGTCTTTATGAAAAATGCTGTAAATTTATAAAAACTTTTAGCGATAAGACTATAAGTTACCATACAGTTTACAGAGCCGTAAATAATCTAGATGATTTTGTAAAAGATCACGCCTCTATAAACATAGAAAAAATTAAAAAGAAACACCAGGCCTACAGAATTGTCCAGACAGCTTTAGATATAAATATAAGAGATTTTCGGCAAAATTCCATGAAAAAGCCATACCTCTATCTCATATACGATATATCAACTGATGATATTTTAAATTATTATCTCAGTTTTTCAAAGTTAGACCTCAAAAAATCCACCGCTTTTTTGAGGGATACAATTATAAAAAATTATAAGTCCGATGAAAAAATTTTTATAAAACCCCACAATCTACTGATCGATTCTTTTGAAATAAAAAACAAAAGAAAAATAGAACAGATAAAAGAGGTTTTAGATATAAAAATAGAAAATTATTACGAACCCAATAAAGAGATGGAAAAGTTTATAAATTTCCTAAAATCAGATTTAACGAATCTCTTGAAAGAGACTAATTTCACCAACTCTTTGCTGGAACTAGATAGGATTCTCTACTCCTATATTTTTATGAATAATATTAAAAATTTAAGTGATGAAACCCCCTTTTCCTCTTCGGGGATTTTAAAAGACATAGATAGGTTGGATATTTTATTAGGAAGTGCCAAGAGAAAAGTACAAGAATATGGAATACGATTCAGAAACGGCATATACCGAAGTCCTGATTTAAAAAAATATACGGGAAACATTTTAGAGATAAAATACAATGTCAACGATCCAAAAGAGATAAAAGTCTATTTTAAAAATAATTTTTTATGTATGGCATATCTTTCTGCAAATGAAAATTTCTAA
- a CDS encoding PTS glucose transporter subunit IIA, translated as MRLFGLLKKNRKNCEYVKVYSPMNGKVMSLESVPDEAFSKKMIGDGCAIDPSEGSVFAPVEGEVDIFDTNHAVTFEMENGLEMIVHLGIDTVDLEGTGFERIGEPGSLVRIGDELVKYDLDFIRKNTKSAISPIIITSMDDVESIEVLARGEVKAGDLLMKIKMKKRDIKNNQ; from the coding sequence ATGAGATTATTTGGATTGTTAAAAAAAAATAGAAAAAATTGTGAATATGTAAAGGTCTATTCTCCTATGAACGGGAAAGTAATGAGTCTAGAATCAGTTCCCGACGAGGCTTTTTCAAAAAAGATGATAGGAGATGGATGTGCCATTGATCCATCAGAAGGTTCTGTCTTTGCCCCTGTGGAGGGAGAGGTGGATATTTTTGATACAAATCATGCAGTTACCTTTGAGATGGAAAACGGGCTAGAGATGATAGTCCATCTGGGAATAGATACGGTAGACCTTGAGGGGACAGGGTTTGAAAGGATAGGAGAACCTGGAAGCCTTGTCCGTATAGGGGATGAGCTTGTAAAGTATGACCTGGACTTTATAAGGAAAAATACCAAGTCAGCCATAAGCCCTATAATAATAACCTCTATGGACGATGTAGAGAGTATAGAGGTTCTGGCCAGGGGAGAGGTAAAGGCAGGAGACCTTCTTATGAAGATAAAAATGAAAAAAAGGGATATTAAAAATAATCAATAA
- a CDS encoding adenosylcobalamin-dependent ribonucleoside-diphosphate reductase codes for MDVLNIKEWLEEDNTLGIDIWEKKYKFDGETFVQWLDRVAGGDPKVKEMIWKKEFIFAGRILSNRGLHKVGKKITYSNCYVITPPEDNIESIFETAKKLARTFSYGGGCGVDISNLRPKGSEVNNSAKHTTGAVSFMDLYNLTTDIIGQKGRRGALMLSIDVNHPDVEDFIKVKSDLNKIQKANISVRINDEFMKAVEKGDMFKTEFIVGDTGETITKKVNARLLFKELARQNWNFAEPGVLFWDTISNWNLLSEDEDFEYAGTNPCAEEPLPPGGSCLLGSIVLPSFVEGKVFNFERLSERVRDGVKALNDVLDEGLSLHPLEEQRDSVREWRQIGLGILGLGDLLIKLKLKYGSPESLEFCDKVSKTIVDNALRASALLAKEQGSFPKFKKDKILASPFLKDNASDETIELIEKYGLRNSQLLTIAPTGSIGTMLRISTGIEPNFAFFYTRKTESLHGEDVFYKVFTPIAKNYMEANGIEDENDLPDYFVTAQNLNPFDRIKMQGIWQRRIDASISSTINLVHKTSIEEVEDLYMEAWNEGLKGMTIYRAGCAREGILSVKSEPKTLELPRGEMKPIEEDTIYYPKALKVGCGKLKVMIGYSPSAKSIQDIYVIRSGQGGCEKNIQAVAIYMSAMLRLGGNLFMMERSIEGISGCPSFALAKGKGEELTKGNTCPLAILYLLKEFEKEMGLNDYEKAQERKAKMEKQELEREKGYTDINKVKCPECGEELEISGGCYSCRSCGYSKCE; via the coding sequence ATGGATGTTTTAAATATAAAAGAGTGGCTAGAAGAAGACAACACCCTGGGAATAGATATATGGGAGAAAAAGTATAAATTTGACGGAGAAACTTTTGTCCAGTGGTTAGACAGAGTGGCTGGAGGAGATCCTAAAGTCAAAGAGATGATATGGAAGAAAGAGTTTATATTTGCTGGAAGAATTCTTTCTAACAGGGGTCTTCACAAGGTGGGTAAAAAGATAACTTATTCTAACTGTTATGTGATAACCCCTCCTGAGGACAACATCGAGTCTATATTTGAAACTGCTAAAAAACTTGCAAGGACCTTTTCCTATGGGGGAGGATGTGGAGTGGATATATCAAATCTAAGGCCCAAGGGATCTGAGGTAAACAACTCTGCTAAGCATACTACAGGAGCCGTTTCTTTTATGGACCTTTATAATCTTACCACAGATATAATAGGGCAAAAAGGAAGAAGAGGAGCCCTTATGCTCTCTATAGATGTAAATCATCCTGACGTGGAAGATTTTATAAAAGTAAAGTCGGACCTAAATAAAATTCAAAAAGCAAATATATCAGTGAGAATAAATGATGAATTTATGAAAGCCGTGGAAAAAGGCGATATGTTTAAGACAGAATTTATTGTTGGGGATACAGGAGAGACAATAACCAAAAAAGTCAATGCAAGACTTCTGTTTAAAGAGCTTGCCAGACAAAACTGGAATTTTGCAGAACCGGGAGTGCTGTTTTGGGATACAATATCAAACTGGAACCTTTTAAGTGAGGATGAGGACTTTGAATATGCAGGGACCAATCCATGTGCTGAAGAGCCCCTTCCTCCAGGTGGAAGCTGTCTACTGGGATCCATTGTGCTGCCAAGTTTTGTAGAGGGGAAAGTTTTTAATTTTGAAAGACTTTCCGAGAGAGTAAGAGATGGTGTGAAGGCTTTAAATGATGTGCTTGATGAAGGACTGTCTCTGCATCCACTAGAGGAGCAGAGAGACTCTGTAAGAGAGTGGAGACAGATAGGTCTGGGGATACTGGGACTGGGAGATCTTTTGATAAAACTGAAATTAAAATATGGTTCTCCTGAATCCCTTGAGTTTTGTGACAAAGTTTCTAAAACAATCGTGGATAACGCTTTAAGAGCAAGTGCCCTTTTGGCAAAGGAGCAGGGAAGCTTTCCAAAATTCAAGAAGGACAAGATTCTTGCCTCACCTTTTCTAAAGGATAATGCAAGTGATGAAACAATAGAACTCATAGAAAAATATGGTCTGAGAAATTCCCAGCTTCTAACGATAGCCCCTACAGGGTCAATAGGTACAATGCTAAGAATAAGTACGGGAATAGAGCCAAATTTTGCATTTTTTTACACCAGAAAAACCGAGAGTCTCCATGGGGAAGATGTATTTTACAAAGTGTTCACCCCTATAGCCAAAAATTATATGGAGGCAAACGGTATAGAGGATGAAAATGACCTTCCTGATTATTTTGTAACAGCCCAAAATTTAAATCCCTTTGACAGGATAAAGATGCAGGGAATCTGGCAGAGAAGGATAGATGCGAGTATATCTTCTACCATAAATTTAGTCCATAAGACCTCTATAGAAGAGGTGGAGGATCTCTACATGGAAGCCTGGAATGAGGGCTTGAAAGGGATGACAATTTACAGGGCAGGATGTGCAAGAGAGGGTATTCTCTCTGTAAAAAGTGAGCCTAAGACTCTTGAACTTCCAAGAGGAGAGATGAAACCTATAGAGGAGGATACTATATACTATCCTAAAGCTCTTAAAGTAGGTTGCGGAAAACTGAAAGTAATGATAGGTTACTCTCCTAGTGCAAAGTCTATCCAGGATATATATGTAATCAGAAGTGGTCAGGGTGGGTGTGAGAAAAATATCCAGGCGGTGGCAATATATATGTCTGCCATGCTGAGATTAGGTGGAAATCTCTTTATGATGGAAAGATCTATAGAGGGTATAAGTGGATGCCCATCTTTTGCCCTTGCAAAGGGAAAAGGGGAAGAATTGACAAAGGGTAATACCTGCCCTCTGGCAATACTCTATCTTTTAAAGGAATTTGAAAAAGAGATGGGGTTAAATGATTATGAAAAGGCCCAGGAAAGAAAAGCTAAAATGGAAAAACAAGAGTTGGAGAGAGAAAAGGGTTATACAGATATAAATAAGGTTAAATGCCCTGAATGTGGGGAGGAACTGGAGATATCAGGAGGATGCTACTCGTGCAGAAGCTGTGGCTACTCCAAGTGTGAATAG
- the mnmH gene encoding tRNA 2-selenouridine(34) synthase MnmH, producing the protein MRQVSYKEILNEKNYILIDVRTPKEYAAETISGSINIPVLLDNERVEVGTAYKQVSKEKAKELGIEFISKRLPGIFQEINNLNKKYKKLVFLCARGGMRSSSMTALFSSLGYKCSKLTDGYKGYRKFISEDLSRTNSGIKYIVLHGRTGVGKTKILQQLETKGYSVLDLEKYADHKGSIFGAIGEKRKQSQKRFESLIYEHLRENQHNYVLVESESKRIGDVYLPDTISDSMKDGLHLFLDTSLDHRVKILMEDYADASEEDILNCVNFLKKYIGKEKTESYSELTKSRNYAQLAAELVVDYYDPLYEKSIKKWEYESIINYESVDEGVQGVINFLDTMDFS; encoded by the coding sequence ATGCGTCAGGTTAGCTACAAGGAAATACTCAACGAAAAAAATTATATTCTGATTGATGTTCGTACTCCAAAAGAGTATGCTGCAGAAACAATTTCAGGATCGATTAATATCCCTGTTTTGTTAGACAATGAACGGGTAGAAGTGGGGACAGCTTATAAACAGGTTTCAAAAGAGAAGGCAAAAGAACTAGGGATAGAATTTATATCAAAACGACTCCCTGGGATTTTTCAAGAGATAAATAATCTTAATAAAAAATATAAGAAACTAGTATTTTTATGTGCCAGAGGAGGTATGAGAAGTAGCAGTATGACCGCCTTATTTTCTTCACTTGGATATAAATGCTCAAAACTCACAGATGGTTACAAGGGTTACAGAAAATTTATATCTGAAGATCTAAGCAGAACAAACTCCGGTATAAAATACATTGTCCTTCACGGCAGAACGGGAGTTGGAAAAACTAAAATACTGCAACAGCTAGAAACTAAAGGTTACAGCGTTCTCGATCTTGAAAAATACGCCGACCATAAAGGGTCTATTTTTGGAGCCATTGGTGAAAAAAGAAAACAGAGTCAAAAGAGGTTTGAATCACTTATCTATGAGCATCTTCGAGAAAACCAGCATAACTATGTCTTGGTAGAAAGTGAAAGCAAAAGAATTGGTGATGTCTATCTTCCCGACACTATCTCAGATTCTATGAAAGATGGTCTTCATCTTTTTTTAGATACCTCACTTGATCACAGGGTAAAAATCCTCATGGAAGATTATGCCGATGCCTCAGAAGAAGATATCTTGAATTGCGTAAATTTTCTTAAAAAGTATATAGGAAAAGAGAAAACTGAAAGTTATTCTGAGCTGACCAAAAGCAGAAACTACGCCCAGCTAGCTGCTGAGCTTGTGGTAGATTATTACGACCCTCTATACGAAAAAAGCATTAAAAAATGGGAGTATGAGAGTATAATCAACTATGAAAGTGTCGATGAAGGAGTTCAAGGTGTAATTAACTTCTTAGATACTATGGATTTTTCATAG
- the panF gene encoding sodium/pantothenate symporter: MENIMILIPLVIYLAVMLFIAYKTNEIKHSGEVNFIEEYFIGSRNMGGFVLAMTLIATYASASSFVGGPGVAYKLGLGWVLLACIQTPTAFLTLGILGKKFAIISRKIGAVTITDYLRARYKSDTVVILSSIAVLVFFAASIIAQFIGGARLFETVTGLSYHTGLLLFGVVVIIYTTLGGFRAVALTDAIQGIMMMVATTFLFFAILKNGGGMENIMQGLLKTNPDLLTPTSGGAIAKPFILSFWMLVGVAVLGLPQTTIRCMGFRDSKSMHRAMMVGTFVVGFLMIGMHLIGVMGAAVAPGIDVGDKIIPTLALRNMPPILAGVFIGGPLAATMSTVDSMLILSSAAIVKDLYIHYINKDADDKKIKKLTLFTSLTVGIIVFLLSMNPPKLLVWINLFAFGGLEATFLCPIVLGLYWKKANSTGAIASMLTGVGSYFYFTISKIKPMGMHQIVPVIFISLMTFTIGSLIGKKPEDEVLEIFF, translated from the coding sequence ATGGAAAATATAATGATACTGATACCTTTAGTAATTTACCTTGCGGTGATGCTGTTTATTGCATATAAGACAAACGAAATAAAACACTCGGGAGAAGTCAATTTTATAGAGGAATATTTTATAGGGAGCAGAAATATGGGAGGCTTTGTCCTCGCTATGACTCTTATTGCAACCTATGCCAGTGCCAGTTCTTTTGTAGGCGGACCTGGAGTAGCATATAAACTAGGTTTGGGATGGGTATTGCTAGCTTGTATACAGACTCCAACTGCCTTTCTCACGCTGGGAATACTTGGTAAAAAATTTGCAATAATATCGAGGAAAATAGGAGCGGTAACTATAACAGATTATCTTAGGGCTAGGTATAAAAGTGACACGGTGGTTATACTATCCTCTATAGCCGTACTTGTATTTTTCGCAGCCTCTATAATAGCTCAGTTTATCGGAGGTGCTAGACTTTTTGAAACTGTAACCGGCCTTTCATATCACACTGGCCTTTTACTTTTTGGTGTAGTGGTTATAATATACACGACTTTGGGAGGTTTCAGGGCGGTAGCTCTAACTGACGCAATTCAGGGAATAATGATGATGGTAGCCACGACTTTTTTATTCTTTGCAATATTGAAAAACGGCGGAGGCATGGAAAATATAATGCAGGGACTGCTAAAAACAAATCCAGATCTTCTGACTCCAACTTCTGGGGGAGCCATAGCAAAACCATTTATTTTATCATTTTGGATGCTAGTGGGGGTGGCGGTACTGGGACTCCCACAGACGACAATCAGATGTATGGGATTCAGAGATTCTAAATCTATGCATCGAGCAATGATGGTTGGAACCTTTGTGGTGGGATTTTTGATGATAGGAATGCACCTTATAGGGGTCATGGGAGCGGCAGTAGCTCCTGGAATAGATGTTGGAGATAAAATAATACCGACACTTGCCTTAAGAAATATGCCCCCTATACTGGCCGGAGTATTTATAGGCGGTCCTTTGGCAGCCACAATGTCCACAGTGGATTCTATGCTCATTCTGTCCTCAGCTGCCATTGTAAAGGATCTTTACATCCACTATATAAACAAAGATGCCGATGATAAAAAAATAAAAAAACTTACACTTTTTACATCTCTTACAGTGGGGATAATAGTTTTTCTACTTTCTATGAATCCACCGAAACTTTTGGTATGGATAAACCTTTTTGCCTTCGGAGGCCTTGAAGCAACCTTTTTATGCCCTATAGTACTGGGACTCTACTGGAAAAAGGCAAACTCAACGGGAGCCATAGCATCTATGCTAACAGGAGTGGGATCATATTTTTACTTTACCATCAGTAAGATAAAACCTATGGGTATGCATCAGATAGTCCCTGTTATATTTATTTCTCTTATGACTTTTACTATAGGATCGCTTATAGGTAAAAAACCGGAAGATGAAGTATTGGAGATATTTTTTTAA
- a CDS encoding YhdT family protein, whose amino-acid sequence MRERNKQIRKEATITVILYLIYFAWWYFFAYGMGDKNPVEYRFIMGLPEWFFYSCIVGFFVICTLVYFAIKIFFKEVDFD is encoded by the coding sequence ATGAGAGAGAGAAACAAACAGATAAGAAAAGAAGCTACAATAACAGTAATTCTTTATTTAATTTATTTTGCATGGTGGTACTTTTTTGCCTATGGCATGGGAGATAAAAACCCTGTGGAATACAGATTTATAATGGGACTTCCAGAATGGTTTTTTTATTCATGTATAGTTGGATTTTTTGTCATATGCACCCTCGTATACTTTGCAATTAAGATATTTTTTAAAGAAGTTGACTTTGATTAG
- a CDS encoding MarR family transcriptional regulator, producing the protein MMNKEYDRDEWRNLKLLVTFSRCYASVNRRIYPDMKKQGVTEAQFSVLELLYHRGEFTIKEVIEKTFSSGGTMTVIINNLEKEGLIIKKRDEKDRRVFIIKISPKGTALMEEVFDKHLENLKKAFGVLTEAEQMIMIELLKKLGKG; encoded by the coding sequence ATGATGAATAAAGAATATGATAGAGATGAATGGAGAAATCTTAAACTTTTAGTAACCTTTTCAAGGTGTTATGCCTCGGTAAACAGAAGAATATATCCTGATATGAAAAAACAAGGGGTAACAGAGGCACAGTTTTCGGTACTAGAGCTTTTATATCACAGAGGGGAGTTTACAATAAAAGAGGTCATAGAAAAGACTTTTTCTAGCGGGGGTACTATGACCGTGATAATAAATAACCTGGAAAAAGAGGGCCTTATAATTAAAAAAAGAGACGAGAAAGACAGAAGAGTTTTTATTATTAAAATAAGCCCAAAAGGTACTGCACTTATGGAGGAAGTTTTTGATAAGCATTTGGAAAACCTAAAAAAAGCTTTTGGTGTACTCACAGAAGCGGAACAGATGATAATGATTGAGCTTCTTAAAAAACTTGGAAAAGGATAG
- the panD gene encoding aspartate 1-decarboxylase, translating to MQIQLLKGKIHRATVTQAELDYVGSITLDKTIMEAAGIREYELVHIVNINNGARFETYVIAAEDEKGIVCLNGAAARMVQKNDKIIIMAYCMVDEKEAHTHQPKVVLMGDHNEVEKISSYEKHGKLI from the coding sequence ATGCAAATCCAACTTTTAAAAGGGAAAATTCACAGAGCCACAGTAACTCAGGCAGAACTTGATTATGTAGGTAGTATCACACTTGACAAGACAATAATGGAAGCAGCAGGTATAAGAGAATATGAGCTTGTTCATATTGTGAATATTAACAATGGAGCTAGGTTTGAAACTTACGTAATAGCTGCAGAAGATGAAAAAGGAATCGTATGCTTAAACGGAGCAGCAGCGAGAATGGTGCAAAAAAATGATAAAATAATCATAATGGCCTACTGTATGGTAGACGAGAAGGAAGCACATACTCATCAGCCTAAGGTAGTTCTTATGGGAGATCACAACGAAGTAGAAAAAATATCAAGTTATGAAAAGCACGGTAAATTAATATAA
- the panC gene encoding pantoate--beta-alanine ligase — MEVLRSISEIKEKVQQWKNSGFSVGFVPTMGYLHAGHKSLIEKAASENDKVVVSVFVNPKQFDNENDLETYPSNLQRDKRLVADAGGDIIFAPTAAEMYPAGFATLVDIEGLDQELCGATRPGHFRGVCTVVTKLFLIVSPDRAYFGEKDFQQLAIIKRFTKDLNIPVEVIGCPIVREEDGLAMSSRNAKLSEEERRKALIIIEALNIIKEMVYQGTSDVEELKKEAARKISTMDIAKIDYFEIVDPNTLEKIDVVKEKALAATAVFIGKTRLIDNMIIGE; from the coding sequence ATGGAAGTTCTAAGAAGCATCAGTGAAATCAAGGAAAAAGTTCAGCAATGGAAAAATAGTGGATTCTCAGTGGGGTTTGTCCCTACAATGGGTTATCTTCATGCTGGACATAAGAGTCTGATAGAAAAGGCGGCATCGGAAAATGACAAGGTTGTTGTGAGTGTTTTCGTCAACCCAAAACAGTTTGACAATGAAAATGACTTAGAGACATACCCGAGCAATCTTCAGAGGGACAAAAGACTGGTTGCAGATGCAGGAGGAGATATTATATTTGCTCCAACTGCTGCAGAGATGTATCCTGCTGGATTTGCTACCCTTGTGGATATAGAGGGTCTTGACCAAGAACTCTGCGGGGCAACAAGGCCAGGTCATTTTAGAGGTGTGTGTACTGTAGTAACAAAACTATTTTTAATAGTTTCACCAGATAGAGCTTATTTCGGAGAGAAGGATTTTCAGCAGCTAGCTATAATAAAGAGATTTACTAAGGACCTGAATATTCCTGTAGAAGTCATAGGGTGTCCTATTGTTAGAGAGGAAGACGGGCTTGCAATGAGTTCTCGTAACGCAAAACTTTCTGAAGAGGAAAGGAGAAAGGCACTTATTATTATAGAGGCTCTAAATATAATTAAAGAGATGGTGTATCAGGGAACTAGTGATGTAGAGGAACTAAAAAAAGAGGCGGCTAGGAAAATATCTACAATGGATATAGCAAAGATTGACTATTTTGAAATAGTAGATCCTAACACCTTAGAAAAAATAGATGTAGTAAAAGAAAAAGCACTTGCAGCAACGGCAGTTTTTATAGGGAAGACAAGACTTATAGATAATATGATAATAGGAGAGTGA
- the panB gene encoding 3-methyl-2-oxobutanoate hydroxymethyltransferase, which produces MKNTVVSFRNSKEKGEKLSVVTGYDYTTARIIDETEVEAILVGDSLGMVCLGYDSTLSVTLEDIIHHGKAVMRGVKNTLVILDMPFMSYHNTTPEAVTNAGRLIKETGAHAVKLEGGVDMVEKIKAIVKAQIPVMGHLGLTPQSVNVFGGFKVQGKSEEEARQMIKDAKALEEAGVFAIVLECVPEKLAKIVSESVSVPTIGIGSGNVCDGQVLVIQDMLNMYGDFKPKFVKTFADVGKVMREGLEAYVKEVREGTFPAKEHTFGIKDEVLEKLY; this is translated from the coding sequence ATGAAAAACACAGTAGTAAGCTTCAGAAATTCGAAGGAAAAGGGAGAGAAGCTTTCGGTAGTCACTGGATATGATTACACGACAGCAAGGATCATAGATGAAACCGAGGTGGAAGCTATTCTTGTGGGAGATTCCCTTGGAATGGTATGTCTAGGTTATGATTCAACTCTTTCTGTTACCTTGGAAGATATCATACACCATGGGAAAGCTGTGATGAGGGGAGTGAAAAATACTCTAGTTATTTTGGATATGCCTTTCATGTCCTACCATAACACTACCCCAGAAGCAGTAACAAATGCAGGCAGACTGATAAAGGAAACAGGAGCCCATGCAGTGAAGCTAGAGGGTGGAGTTGATATGGTGGAGAAAATAAAGGCTATAGTAAAAGCACAGATTCCTGTCATGGGTCACCTAGGACTTACCCCTCAGTCTGTAAATGTATTTGGAGGATTTAAGGTACAGGGTAAGAGCGAGGAGGAAGCCAGACAGATGATAAAAGATGCAAAAGCACTTGAAGAAGCAGGCGTCTTTGCAATAGTCTTAGAATGTGTGCCGGAAAAACTTGCCAAGATTGTGAGTGAAAGTGTTTCTGTCCCTACCATAGGAATAGGGTCTGGAAATGTCTGTGATGGGCAGGTTCTAGTGATTCAGGATATGCTCAACATGTACGGGGATTTTAAACCAAAATTTGTAAAGACCTTTGCAGATGTGGGGAAAGTAATGAGGGAAGGGTTAGAAGCTTATGTCAAAGAAGTGAGAGAGGGAACCTTTCCGGCAAAAGAGCATACTTTCGGAATAAAAGATGAAGTTCTTGAAAAACTTTACTAG
- a CDS encoding DUF2520 domain-containing protein, whose amino-acid sequence MKISFIGAGKIGLSLGRYFINKNLKVAGYLDSVKSLAEKAAAITESAVFQNYKEIIDGSDIIFVTVPDGVINSVWENLLTSKVKDKMVVHTSGAVSSRVFSGARERNCKVMSIHPMMTFAGGDTEIEKMEKMPLTIEGDLEEFKDFLDKLPNNKFTISPDKKVNYHLAGVFASNLLISVIHRAIENIEKSGLETGKEIIFPIIEKTIENIREKGTSKSITGPLERGDIDTILKHLEVQHGVEKRLYKAASLELLEIMKDNDRDYSEIKKLLEEEG is encoded by the coding sequence GTGAAAATCTCTTTTATAGGGGCTGGAAAAATAGGTTTATCTCTTGGAAGATATTTTATAAATAAAAATCTTAAAGTTGCTGGCTATCTTGACAGCGTAAAATCTTTGGCTGAAAAAGCAGCAGCTATCACTGAAAGTGCTGTTTTTCAAAATTACAAAGAGATAATTGACGGAAGTGACATTATATTTGTCACTGTACCTGACGGAGTAATAAATTCTGTCTGGGAAAATCTTTTGACTAGTAAAGTGAAAGATAAAATGGTTGTTCATACCAGTGGAGCAGTTTCTAGTCGGGTATTTTCTGGTGCCAGGGAGAGGAATTGCAAGGTCATGTCAATCCATCCCATGATGACTTTTGCAGGAGGAGACACTGAGATAGAAAAAATGGAGAAGATGCCCCTGACTATAGAGGGGGATTTAGAGGAGTTTAAAGATTTTTTAGACAAACTTCCCAATAATAAGTTTACTATTTCACCGGATAAAAAGGTGAACTATCATCTTGCAGGGGTCTTTGCTTCAAATCTTTTAATATCTGTAATTCACAGAGCCATTGAAAATATAGAGAAATCAGGTCTTGAAACTGGAAAAGAGATAATATTTCCTATAATTGAGAAGACCATAGAAAATATAAGGGAAAAAGGGACTTCTAAGTCCATAACAGGACCCCTTGAGAGGGGAGATATTGATACCATTTTGAAGCACCTTGAAGTGCAGCATGGAGTTGAAAAAAGACTCTATAAGGCAGCATCCCTGGAGCTCTTAGAAATAATGAAAGACAACGACAGAGATTACAGTGAAATAAAAAAACTCTTAGAGGAGGAAGGATGA